Proteins encoded in a region of the Suricata suricatta isolate VVHF042 chromosome 10, meerkat_22Aug2017_6uvM2_HiC, whole genome shotgun sequence genome:
- the LOC115305564 gene encoding apolipoprotein L3-like, whose translation MDDIIEYFQNSVSLDELHVLLTDQKAWESFMDEADLPREEAEMLLKRLRVLEEDLYTQEKNRLQRERFLNEFPQLKQKLEGQIRKLCELADKADEVHRKCTITNIVASYTGAASGVLTLLGLGLAPVTAGISLTLSATGMGLGAASAVTSVSSTIVEHSKMSSLRAEASQVTSAGSDKGMDVAKALGKNIPQIISLTSKCIEGLENIGKNVRAIRMAKAHPRLVARAKRFMTAGQVSVRGGKQVQKAFGGTTLAMTRGARLMGAATAGIFLMMDVASILEESKHLQEGAKAESAEELRQQIKLLESKLKELIQTHERLKKT comes from the exons ATGGACGACATCATTGAGTATTTCCAGAACTCCGTGAGCCTGGATGAACTGCATGTCCTGCTGACTGACCAGAAAGCCTGGGAGAGCTTCATGGATGAGGCCGACTTGCCCAG ggaggaggcagagatgcTACTTAAGCGTCTGAGAGTGCTAGAAGAAGACCTGTATACGCAGGagaaaaacaggctccagagggAGCGCTTTTTGAATGAGTTTCCCCAGTTGAAACAGAAGCTCGAGGGGCAAATAAGAAAACTCTGTGAGCTTGCCGACAAGGCTGATGAGGTACACAGGAAGTGTACCATCACCAACATCGTAGCCAGCTACACCGGTGCCGCATCGGGCGTCCTGACCTTGCTGGGTCTGGGTTTGGCCCCTGTGACGGCAGGGATCAGTCTGACACTCTCTGCAACTGGGATGGGGCTGGGAGCAGCATCTGCTGTCACCAGTGTGTCCAGCACCATCGTGGAGCATTCAAAAATGTCATCCCTGAGAGCCGAAGCCAGTCAGGTGACATCAGCTGGCAGTGACAAAGGGATGGATGTTGCAAAGGCTCTGGGTAAGAACATACCCCAAATTATTTCCTTAACAAGCAAGTGCATTGAAGGCCTGGAAAACATTGGAAAGAATGTTCGTGCCATCAGGATGGCCAAAGCCCATCCTCGCTTAGTGGCCCGTGCCAAGAGATTCATGACAGCTGGGCAAGTCTCAGTTCGGGGTGGGAAGCAGGTGCAGAAAGCGTTTGGAGGCACTACTCTGGCAATGACAAGAGGAGCCCGGCTCATGGGTGCGGCCACTGCAGGCATCTTCCTTATGATGGATGTGGCCAGCATTCTGGAAGAATCAAAGCACTTACAAGAGGGGGCAAAGGCAGAGTCGGCTGAAGAGCTGAGGCAGCAGATCAAGTTGCTGGAGAGCAAGCTGAAGGAGCTCATCCAGACTCACGAACGTCTGAAGAAGACCTGA